One Nerophis ophidion isolate RoL-2023_Sa linkage group LG23, RoL_Noph_v1.0, whole genome shotgun sequence genomic window carries:
- the col1a1a gene encoding collagen, type I, alpha 1a, whose product MFSFVDLRLALLLSAAVLLVRAQGEDDRTGGSCTLDGQVFADRDVWKPEPCQICVCDSGTVMCDEVICEDTADCPNPVIPHDECCPICPDDGYQGQSQVEGPKGERGPKGERGPAGPAGNDGVPGQPGLPGPPGPPGPPGLGGNFSPQMSGGYSDKSPALPVPGPMGPMGPRGAPGPAGASGPQGFTGPPGESGEAGASGPMGPRGPAGPSGKNGEDGESGKPGRSGERGPPGAQGARGFPGTPGLPGIKGHRGFSGLDGAKGDSGPAGPKGETGAAGENGTPGAMGPRGLPGERGRSGAAGAAGARGNDGAAGAAGPPGPTGPAGPPGFPGGPGAKGEVGPQGSRGAEGPAGARGEPGNPGPAGAAGPAGNPGSDGAAGPKGAPGAAGVAGSLGFPGPRGPPGAHGAAGAAGPKGNTGESGAPGSKGEPGAKGEAGAPGVQGPPGPSGEEGKRGARGEPGPVGARGVPGERGGTGGRGFPGADGAAGPKGATGERGSPGVAGAKGNNGENGRPGEPGLSGAKGMTGSPGSPGPDGKMGPNGAPGQDGRPGPPGAVGARGQPGVMGFPGPKGAAGDGGKPGERGVMGPTGPVGAPGKDGDVGAQGATGPAGPAGERGETGPAGPGGFQGLPGPQGAIGETGKSGEQGVPGEAGAPGPAGSRGDRGFPGERGAPGAIGPAGARGSPGSAGSEGAKGDAGAPGTPGAQGPPGLQGMPGERGAGGLPGLRGDRGEQGAKGTDGAPGKDGPRGMSGPIGLPGPAGATGDKGESGPSGPAGPAGARGAPGERGEAGAPGPAGFAGPPGADGLAGAKGEAGNNGAKGDAGPPGAAGPTGAPGPQGPVGNTGPKGARGAAGPPGVIGFPGAVGRVGPPGPSGHAGPPGASGPGGKEGAKGNRGDTGPAGRHGEVGPQGPPGPSGEKGSPGADGAPGSAGIPGPQGISGQRGIVGLSGQRGERGFPGQPGLSGEPGKQGAPGPSGERGPPGPRGPTGLAGPSGETGREGSPGSEGSVGRDGPAGPKGDRGESGPAGAPGAPGPPGAPGPVGPAGKNGDRGDTGPAGPAGPAGPAGPRGPAGAHGVRGDKGESGEAGERGLKGHRGFTGMQGAPGPSGAHGEQGPAGVSGAAGPRGPSGAAGSPGKDGMTGLPGPSGPSGPRGRSGEMGPVGPPGPPGPPGAPGAPGGGFDLGFIAQPQEKGPDPFRHYRDDANVLRDRDLEVDGTLKTLSQQIEQIRSPDGTRKNPARTCRDLKMCHPDWKSGEYWIDPDQGCNQDAIKVYCNMETGETCVAPTQREVAKKNWYISKNIKEKKHVWFGEAMNEGFQFEYGSEGSMPEDVNIQMTFLRLMSTEASQNLTYHCKNSISYMDAATGNLKKAVILQGSNEIEIRAEGNSRFTYSVLEDGCTSHTGTWGKTIIEYKTSKTSRLPIIDIAPMDVGAPDQEFGLEVGPVCFL is encoded by the exons ATGTTCAGCTTTGTGGATTTGCGGCTGGCGCTGCTGCTCAGCGCAGCGGTGCTCTTGGTGAGAGCACAGGGCGAGGACGACC GCACGGGTGGCAGTTGCACCCTTGACGGCCAGGTGTTTGCGGACCGTGACGTATGGAAACCCGAGCCATGCCAGATCTGCGTGTGCGACAGCGGCACGGTGATGTGCGATGAGGTCATCTGCGAGGACACGGCCGACTGCCCCAACCCCGTCATCCCCCATGACGAGTGCTGCCCCATCTGCCCCGACGACG GCTACCAGGGTCAATCTCAAGTTGAG GGACCCAAGGGAGAACGTGGACCTAAGGGAGAGAGG GGTCCTGCTGGTCCCGCTGGTAACGATGGTGTCCCCGGCCAGCCTGGTCTGCCCGGACCTCCCGGCCCCCCTGGACCCCCCGGCCTCGGTGGA AACTTCTCCCCTCAGATGTCTGGTGGCTATTCCGACAAATCTCCCGCCCTGCCCGTTCCCGGACCCATG GGCCCAATGGGACCCCGTGGAGCCCCTGGACCTGCCGGTGCTAGT GGCCCTCAGGGATTCACTGGTCCCCCCGGTGAGTCTGGAGAAGCTGGAGCTTCT GGCCCCATGGGACCCCGCGGCCCCGCCGGCCCATCTGGAAAGAACGGCGAGGAT GGTGAATCTGGCAAACCAGGTCGTTCTGGCGAGCGTGGACCTCCCGGCGCTCAG GGAGCTCGTGGTTTCCCCGGAACTCCAGGTCTGCCCGGAATCAAGGGACACAGA GGATTCAGCGGTCTGGATGGTGCCAAGGGAGACAGCGGCCCCGCTGGACCCAAG GGAGAGACTGGTGCCGCTGGTGAAAACGGAACCCCCGGAGCTATG GGACCTCGTGGTTTGCCCGGCGAGAGAGGCCGCAGTGGCGCTGCTGGGGCTGCT GGAGCTCGTGGTAACGATGGTGCCGCTGGTGCTGCTGGACCTCCC GGTCCTACCGGCCCCGCTGGACCTCCTGGATTCCCCGGTGGCCCTGGAGCCAAG GGTGAGGTCGGACCTCAGGGATCTCGTGGAGCCGAGGGCCCCGCTGGAGCCCGTGGTGAGCCCGGTAACCCCGGACCTGCCGGTGCTGCTGGACCTGCT ggTAACCCTGGAAGTGATGGAGCTGCTGGACCTAAGGGAGCCCCT GGTGCTGCTGGAGTTGCTGGCTCTCTCGGATTCCCCGGACCCCGTGGACCCCCAGGAGCTCACGGTGCTGCTGGTGCTGCAGGACCCAAGGGTAACACT GGCGAGTCTGGTGCCCCTGGATCCAAGGGAGAGCCTGGTGCCAAGGGAGAGGCT GGTGCCCCAGGAGTTCAGGGACCTCCCGGACCTTCTGGTGAGGAGGGCAAGAGAGGAGCCAGAGGAGAGCCCGGTCCCGTTGGAGCCCGTGGAGTTCCTGGCGAGCGT GGTGGTACTGGTGGTCGTGGTTTCCCTGGTGCTGATGGTGCCGCTGGACCCAAA GGTGCCACTGGCGAGCGTGGTTCCCCAGGTGTTGCTGGAGCTAAAGGAAACAATGGAGAGAACGGCCGCCCTGGTGAGCCTGGTTTGTCTGGAGCTAAG GGTATGACTGGCAGCCCAGGCAGCCCTGGACCTGATGGCAAGATGGGACCTAAT GGAGCCCCTGGACAAGATGGCCGCCCCGGACCTCCTGGCGCCGTTGGAGCCAGAGGCCAGCCCGGAGTCATGGGATTCCCAGGACCCAAGGGAGCTGCT GGTGATGGTGGAAAGCCCGGTGAGCGTGGAGTGATGGGACCTACCGGGCCTGTT GGTGCTCCTGGTAAGGACGGTGACGTTGGTGCTCAGGGAGCTACTGGACCTGCT GGACCAGCTGGTGAGAGAGGCGAGACAGGACCAGCTGGACCTGGTGGATTCCAGGGACTTCCAGGACCCCAAGGTGCTATTGGCGAGACTGGCAAATCCGGAGAGCAG GGTGTTCCCGGAGAGGCTGGAGCCCCAGGACCTGCTGGTTCAAGA GGTGACAGAGGATTCCCCGGTGAGCGTGGTGCCCCTGGTGCCATTGGACCTGCTGGTGCCCGTGGATCCCCCGGAAGTGCTGGAAGCGAGGGAGCTAAG ggAGATGCTGGAGCACCCGGTACACCCGGAGCTCAGGGACCTCCTGGACTGCAGGGAATGCCCGGTGAGCGTGGTGCCGGTGGTCTTCCAGGACTGAGAGGAGACAGA GGTGAACAAGGAGCTAAGGGAACTGATGGAGCACCTGGCAAGGATGGTCCTCGTGGTATGAGCGGTCCCATTGGACTTCCCGGACCCGCCGGAGCTACTGGAGACAAGGGAGAGTCCGGCCCCAGTGGACCTGCTGGACCTGCTGGAGCTCGTGGAGCCCCT GGTGAGCGTGGAGAGGCTGGAGCACCCGGACCTGCTGGATTTGCTGGACCTCCT GGTGCTGATGGACTGGCTGGTGCAAAGGGAGAGGCTGGTAACAATGGTGCTAAGGGAGATGCTGGTCCTCCTGGCGCTGCTGGACCCACTGGTGCCCCCGGACCCCAA GGTCCCGTTGGAAACACTGGCCCCAAGGGAGCTCGCGGAGCCGCGGGACCTCCT GGTGTTATTGGTTTCCCTGGTGCTGTCGGCAGAGTTGGACCACCCGGCCCCTCT GGCCACGCTGGACCCCCTGGCGCTTCTGGACCCGGTGGAAAGGAAGGAGCCAAAGGAAACCGTGGTGACACTGGACCTGCTGGTCGCCACGGTGAGGTGGGACCTCAAGGACCCCCAGGACCTTCTGGAGAGAAGGGTAGCCCCGGTGCCGACGGTGCTCCC GGCAGCGCTGGAATTCCTGGACCTCAGGGTATTAGTGGACAGCGTGGTATTGTTGGTCTGTCTGGACAAAGAGGAGAGCGAGGATTCCCTGGCCAGCCTGGACTTTCT GGAGAGCCCGGAAAGCAGGGAGCCCCTGGCCCCTCTGGCGAGCGCGGACCTCCTGGACCCAGGGGACCAACCGGACTGGCTGGACCCTCTGGAGAGACAGGACGCGAG GGATCCCCTGGTAGCGAGGGATCCGTTGGCCGTGATGGACCTGCCGGACCCAAG GGAGACCGTGGAGAGTCTGGCCCTGCTGGAGCTCCTGGTGCACCCGGACCTCCTGGTGCCCCTGGACCCGTCGGACCTGCTGGAAAGAATGGCGACCGCGGAGACACT GGACCTGCTGGCCCTGCTGGCCCCGCTGGCCCTGCTGGCCCTCGTGGCCCTGCT GGAGCACATGGAGTTCGTGGAGACAAGGGAGAGAGTGGAGAGGCTGGTGAGAGAGGCTTGAAGGGACACAGAGGATTCACTGGCATGCAGGGAGCTCCTGGACCCTCC GGTGCTCATGGTGAGCAAGGACCTGCTGGTGTTTCTGGAGCTGCTGGACCTAGA GGACCTTCTGGAGCTGCCGGTTCTCCTGGTAAGGATGGTATGACTGGCCTTCCTGGTCCCAGTGGACCTTCCGGACCGCGTGGACGCTCTGGAGAAATGGGACCTGTT GGTCCTCCTGGACCTCCCGGACCTCCCGGCGCACCCGGCGCCCCTGGTGGTGGATTTGACCTTGGCTTCATTGCTCAGCCTCAGGAGAAAGGTCCCGATCCCTTCCGTCATTACCGCGACGATGCTAATGTTCTGCGTGACCGCGACCTGGAGGTGGACGGCACCCTGAAGACTCTGAGCCAGCAGATTGAGCAGATCCGCAGCCCCGACGGAACTCGCAAGAACCCCGCCAGAACTTGCCGCGACCTCAAGATGTGCCACCCAGACTGGAAGAGCG GAGAGTACTGGATTGACCCTGACCAGGGCTGCAACCAAGATGCCATCAAGGTCTACTGTAACATGGAGACCGGAGAGACCTGCGTGGCCCCCACTCAGCGCGAGGTTGCCAAGAAGAACTGGTACATCAGCAAGAACATCAAGGAGAAGAAGCACGTCTGGTTCGGCGAGGCAATGAACGAGGGCTTCCAG TTCGAGTACGGCAGCGAGGGCTCCATGCCAGAAGACGTCAACATCCAGATGACCTTCCTGCGTCTCATGTCAACTGAGGCCTCCCAGAACCTCACCTACCACTGCAAGAACAGCATCTCCTACATGGATGCTGCCACCGGCAACCTGAAGAAGGCTGTCATCCTCCAGGGCTCCAACGAGATCGAGATCAGAGCTGAGGGCAACAGCCGTTTCACCTACAGTGTCCTCGAGGACGGCTGCACG TCACACACCGGCACATGGGGCAAGACAATCATCGAATACAAGACATCGAAAACATCTCGCCTGCCCATCATTGACATCGCTCCTATGGATGTTGGTGCTCCAGACCAAGAGTTTGGCCTTGAAGTCGGACCCGTCTGCTTCTTGTAA